Sequence from the Streptomyces sp. NBC_00440 genome:
TCGGTGGTGCCTGGTGGGGGCGGCGGACTCCGACGCCCCCACCATCGGACTCAGCGGAAATCGACAGGGATGTCGATCTCCCCAGGCCCATCATCGTTCAAAGGTTCGATTCCGTCCATCGTCAGCGCGGGAAGCGGAATCCGTCTTCCCCATTCGACCACGAATCCGTCCACGAACCGCTTAGGCCGCGACAGCTCGCAGCCGACGCGTACCGCGTCCCCGACCTTCGTGCGGTACGACAGAAGAAACCACGTCTTCAGCGCGGCGGCTTCCTCCTCGCTGAGCGACACGCCCCTGGGCCCTGCGCCCGCCACGAACAGAGCGGTCTGGACTTGTGCCGCCCCCTCGCCCTCGTTGGCTTGGGTGACCTGTCCGGTGGCGGCGCCCCGGCGGCGCCCGTTCTTCGGGAACAGGCTCGCCTGGCCTGTGGCGGCGTCACCGACCATGACGCCCATCGCCATCGACCGATCGGCGTTGCAGACCAACTCCAAGCGGCCATGCACGAGCCGCGCCCACCCCTCGCGCTCGATATGCAGCTCCCGAAGGGTGCGCACGTGGGCCTCGTAGGCCCTCCGCCCGCCAGTCCCCGTCGGGTCGTTGGGGACTGCGGTTCGCCGCGCCGCCTCGCCCGCGCGCAGAACGTCGTGCAGGTACTCCAACCTTGTCCCCATTCCGCCAAGTTGAGCCCGAACGTCGTCGGGCTCCAAGGGGGACATCGATAGGGAGAACGGCAAGAGGACCTCCGATACAGGGCAGTTGACTGAGAGAGACCCTACCTCAAACAAGGGCCCATCTTTATAAGATTCTGCGGCTTCGTCGTTTCGGACTGCGCCACTGGTTGCGAGCGAAGTGACGAGCCGCGGCCTGCCTTCCGCGAACCTGTGCCCTCCCCGCCACGGCGGGGAAGGGCACAGCGATTCATATGTGCCCAAGATGGACGGGCCGCGTCGTCGGACGGGGAGCTGGCGCTCGCCGAACGGCGCCTGGCCGGAGACCGCGAGCCCGAGGAGGCCCGACCGGTGCTGATGGCCCTGCTGTGGTCGGGCCGGCTGACCACGGACCTGGCGGCGGGACCACTGTCAGATGAATGCGTACTGCGGAGAAACGGATGAGTCAGTGGACGATGACGCTGAGGCCGGGGCTGCCGATCGTCTGCGACGGTGAAAAGCTCACCGCCGCGGAAATCGAAGGACGCCGCATCCTCCTGCGCCAGTCCGCGGTGCGCGGGCCGCCGAAACTGCGACAGGTCGAACAGGTCGAACATCTCGGTACTGCTCGCCCATCCTTCAACCGAGAGCCTGACGCGGGCTCTCGCCAAGACGACCGCATTCGCTGCCCTGCTGAGCGGCCTGGCGGATGAGGAGAACGACGAGCGAAAGACGAGGGTCCAGCGCCTCCAGCAGGTGCTGGACCGGCTTCCCGCCCTGGGATCCTGGGGCGGAATTGCTGTTAAGGGGGACCTTGCTCCCGGGCATGCCGGACGTCCCGCACGCGCATGCGTAGCGGATGCTGGGGATCGGGCCGCCCTGCGGCGCCTGCGGCACGCCCGTTTCTGCTGGGCGTGCGAATTATGCGTACTGCGACGCCACCTGTCGGCAAAGGTCGACCGCCGCCGACGGACCACCGGCCCGGCGGGCAAGGTATCCGGCCGACGCTCCGGGAGCCGGACGGCGGCGGCGCCCTGGATTAGCCCGGCGGGGCCCGAGTCCGCTCGGCGGCGATAGCTCACGGCGCCCCTGGTTGACCGAACGGTCTCGGATCTGGAACTCCATCGCAGCCCTCTCCCATCCGTCTCCCATGGGAGACGGATGGGAGAAAGATCTTGCTCATCAGGGCTAAGTAAAGCTAGAGCGAGCTAACTTAGGCTAGACAATGCAAGACATTTCAGCAGGTAAGCCGCTGACCAGCAACTTTCTGGGTCCGCCCGTTGATCCAGACGATCACGGTTCCCCCTCTTCGCTGCCTGGGCCCCAGTGGTTTGCCCGCAACACCTTGCCACGGAAACCCGGTTGGGCGGCATGGTGCATCGGACGGGCGATTCGCCGCACGGACCGTGCACGGGGCCCCCGGGTGCGGCGCCCTGTGCACCGGACAGCAGAGATGCCCAGGGCAGGGCCCTGGGCATCCTGTGTCAGCGACTGGTACTGCCTGCGGGTCAGCGGTTGAAGGACGACCCCAGCTTGGCGTTCGCCGGGTCCGTACCGAGCGTGCCGGATCCGAAGGTCATCGAACCGGTGCCGGTCGTGCCGGCGGTGCTGCCCGGCAGGACCCAGACGGATCCGGCGTTGGCGTTCTCACCGGGCGAGCCGACGACAAGCTCGGCCCGGCCGTCGCCGTTGGCGTCCATCAGCGAAGTCGCCCCGCCGAAGGCGTCATTGGCCTCGACGGCACCCTCGACGCCCGGGGTGTCCTGGTTGAACGCCTTGGAGCCGGTGCCGGTGGGTCCGGTCGCGCTGCCGGGCAGGACGATCACCTGTCCGGCCTTCGCCTTGGTGCCGAGGGCCTCGCCGGGGAGACCGACGGCGATGTCGCCGTAGCCGTCGCCGTTGGTGTCACCGACGGAGACCGCCTCGCCGAACTTGTCGCCCACCTCGGACGCCCCGGGGACACCCGCACTGTCCTGGCTGAAGGCCTTGGCCTTGGTGCCCTGCGGGCCGGACGCGCCACCGGGGATGTACATGATCATGCCGCCCTTGGCGAGGGGCAGGTTGAGATCACTGTCGTAGCCCTCCACCGGACGGCCGACAACGATGTCGGCATAGCCGTCATGGTTCACATCGCCCGTGGTGACGTGCTCGCCGCCCTCGACCCAGTTGCCCTTCGCGTCCTCGACGATCTTGGGTGCGCCGAGACCGTTCGCCGTCCCGGGCAGGAAGCGCACCCGGCGGGCGTCGTACTCGTCACCGTCGTTGATGGTGCCGACCAGGTCGGTGACGCCGTCGCCCGTGATGTCGCCCGCCGCGATGTCGAGGTACCGGGTGTCCTCGGTGTCGCGGATGACCGACGTGCTCTTCGCCGATCCGTCCCGCTTGAACGGGCCGGAGAGCACCCGCAGATGCTGGTTGCCCGCGACGGTCACCACGTCCTGGCCGCCGTCACCATTGAAGTCGCCGACGGCCAGCTTGTCGCCGATGCCTCCGGTGTCGGTGTCGCCCTGGGCCAGCACCGCACCGCCGGACAGGCCGGTGGCGCTCCCCCAGAGCACGGTGAGGGTGCCGAGCTTTCCGACGCCCGCGTCCTCGTTCGCGGCGCCGACGATGAGATCCGTG
This genomic interval carries:
- a CDS encoding FG-GAP-like repeat-containing protein yields the protein MAIAVAVVSAAVAAPAAQAAPASSIRSAHSAAPAAGAPEKADFNGDGYADTAFTAPSATVGGKAGAGYVGVMYGSKSGVNKASKQVIDQNTAGVPDSAESGDAFGSAIASADLDGDGYTDLIVGAANEDAGVGKLGTLTVLWGSATGLSGGAVLAQGDTDTGGIGDKLAVGDFNGDGGQDVVTVAGNQHLRVLSGPFKRDGSAKSTSVIRDTEDTRYLDIAAGDITGDGVTDLVGTINDGDEYDARRVRFLPGTANGLGAPKIVEDAKGNWVEGGEHVTTGDVNHDGYADIVVGRPVEGYDSDLNLPLAKGGMIMYIPGGASGPQGTKAKAFSQDSAGVPGASEVGDKFGEAVSVGDTNGDGYGDIAVGLPGEALGTKAKAGQVIVLPGSATGPTGTGSKAFNQDTPGVEGAVEANDAFGGATSLMDANGDGRAELVVGSPGENANAGSVWVLPGSTAGTTGTGSMTFGSGTLGTDPANAKLGSSFNR